The region GGCTGCAACATAAAGGAATGAATAACTGGATTATGCATAATCACTATGTGATTAAACAATAGTTGCATTGCACACTAATAACTTCTGGCAAAGACTCCTCATTGATGTTGTATTCACACAGGCTTTTCTTATGACAACCTGAAAAGTGTGAAAAGGGCATATGTGTCTGAATTGGTGCTAAGAAAGACTGCAGAGTGAGACATGCAATTTCTTTGACTTTCAAAGGAGGACGTGACACAAAAACTAtgtgggttttttgttgttgtttttttcttatccaCAAATGTCTTTTACCTTGCAGTCACTGATGCTGCTTTTTCCTGCATAGAGGTTGAATGTTCCTGCTGGACATCTATGAGGTGCAGATACATTTCCAGGGCAACTACATCatagaaatattttaatttattatctATAATACAGCTAAAATGAGTGTGTCATTTCAAATTCTTACATGCAATTCTTCAAAGGAGCAGAACAATGTCTCTTTCTGTGTTAACATCTCATCTATGCATTTTCCTTAGTGTACatagtaaacaaataaagatctAAGGATTTAAAGATGACTTACAAATGACCAGAGGGACACTCTAAACAAAGCTGGCGGAAGAAGTATTTTCCTTCTGGACACTGATCAAGGTCTGCCTCTTCACTGTGGGGGAGGTCTGCACTCCCTTCAGATGATTCTTACATAATATATAAATTAATGTCAGGAAAAATGTAGATGTCTGTCATTAGCAGTCTCAGTGTGGtcttgattcttcttaaatttAACTTAATagactttaaaaacacaattttaaacCTTGGTCAATTTTCTTACCTGAAGCCAGCCCACATTGtgtcagcagcagaaaaatcCATGACGCTGAAAAGCAGAACAGATGCATCATTTTCCATGAGCTTATTATCACTGAATCTCTAGTGAAGTGCACAAGTAGGTAAGAAACAAGGATGTTTCAGATTATTGTGCATGTTTGCATTGAAGACTGTTTGGTCTGAGCCCACATGAATGATTGTTAAGAGGCATGAAAGTGAGAGGCCCTCAGTCACTGAAAGTGAAGCGAACCTGAAATGTGATTCCCAGGTGGTTGCTCTGGCTGACAGTGGTGTGCAATGATGTTCTGTAACATTATCTTCTACTTTCATAATACATGAGCGCCAAAGCTAACCTAGATAATGTCTCCATTAGTGGATCACTTTAATTATTTACGTTACTCATGTAAGTCATGAAGAGGTTATTATGTGGAAacatatttggaaaataaaaattggATATCTGGAGTAGACTAATTGAACTAAACTGAAATGCTTCCATTGAATGCTAGCATTATATGCTTCATCACAAAAGACTAACGTTAAATGCTTCATCACAAACGacccatttcattttttaagggTGAGGATTTcataataaattattaaattacAGTGTAAAATGAATGTCAAACACTTCCTCTGCAGGAGCACTGACTGAGCTGCAGTGGTGAATCTGCAGACATATGTGCAGACCACATTAGCATGTGTTGCAGCCTTTTTTAACACCAGGTGCCAAGtgcatgcatcacaatgtataAGTAAAAACATATCTTTATTCATATATGCTTGCATGAATATCATTCCAATAtgcatttttcctttacttTTGCAACTGAAATGTATTTTGCAGGAAGTCAGGTGCAATAAATGGAAAATTATGAATTATTTTTACTCAACTCTGGATCCTTGCACTAACCACTTCCTGTAAAAGCCAAGAGTTGGAACATATAAGTGTGaacttcagtgtgtttgtgcaggtgCAAGTGTTCCCATACTTCAGCTTCGACTTagacagactttattaatccccagagaGAAATTCTGTAAATACCACTAGATATATTCTATTGCGTGTTTTGAGGAAAGAAGAAAttagaaaaacagaaagcaacaatGTCGATCTCAGTCCACTTCACCTTTCACATCGTTTTTTGGCTTGTACAAGGTAAGTTGTTTGTCATTGCTCTGGATTGTAGCAGTTTAAATTGTTTAATGTGTGTTCACATATCTAAGAATCcattcatttacaaaaaatgtgttcTGCATTTCAGGCAACATAatgtttactttctgtaaaGTAGTTAAGATGTTTCCTCTTTGCAGATTTTGTGAGCTGTGACAACATGAAGACCTCTGTTGATTTCGTGACTGTAGAATTGGGAGACCATCTTACATTAAACTGTACCTACAATTGCTCCAATGGATTCGTTCGTGGATGCTGGAGTAAAGATATCTCTGACTGTCGGCAGCATGTCGAAGCACCATTTAGCAAAACCAACTTTTGCACAAAGTCTCTTTATCTGTTTAATGTGTCCACTGAAGATCTCAAGAAGAACTACACGTGCTACACAGTAGATACAGAAGACCCTCGACTTCCGCAAAAAACAGAGCGTATCGTTGTACTTCAACTTCAAGGTAGATGAACATAGTTATATGTAAATCAATCTAAGATATATCTAGTAGATCTTTAAAGTACAGAATTACACAAATAtaatttctctgtgttttttctttgtttttttagctcAAGGAAATGACCAACAGTGGACAGTCACCCCTAAGAGTGAaacaaaaaatggtaaaagatGTTATGTATAAAATGTTCCACAAACTTTATATTTGTACATTACTTTATTTAATACAGTGTGATCTACATTTCTCAGCCTCCCTTCCTGCTCAGACGAACAATTCAAGTGGAGGTAAGATGGCTCTTTGAAACAGAATGCTTCGCTTACTATTATTTACATCTGTATGTGGAATTTGCATGTCTATCCAGTGCAATCCAGGTTAATACTGTTGTTTCCATGTTAACAGGAGAATTTACAGGAATTAAGGTTCTTGCAACAGTTACAGTTTTAGTGGCCACAGTTCTTGCAGCACTGGCTGTTTATCTGTGTTTGCATCGGAGCAAACAGAACTGGAATGGTAAAGGTGATTACAAAATATTACACCTTGAACACATATTTGCTGTAAAAAGCAGTGTACACAACTATATCTTGTCAACATTGTATTGACAATGTCACATATTCCAGGGGAGCCTATTGTGTCGAGGTCAAGGTGAGCGCAACTAAAGAAACATTCTTTTGTTAAATCCTTGATGAATTACCTTTAAAActatgttttgtttaaaaaaaattatccaTTAATTTCTTTATCCATTGCCGTTGCAGCTCACCACAACCTCCACATGCTGTTCTCTTACCAATGAAGGGTAAGCAGTCCAAAATATCAGAAGTAAAAGGCAAGATTGTCTGCTTCCAAATGAATTCCTGGCATTTATATCTGTCATATTTCCAGGGACACAGTcgacacaaaatgaaagagtGACTCTGAGGATTCCTCAAGCAGGTAAAATGATCTCTCAACAGTATCACCACATTTCTTTTCTAAGTGACTTTCTACAGCATGAAAACTGACAATTACTGATAAATGGAATCCTTTCCTCGACTCAGATAATGACAGTGATACTGAAGTTCCATATGCTGACATAATGATCACTGTCCGCGGTGTCAGCACACCGGAGCTCACTCAGGTTGGATATTTGACTGCTGGAGATCAGAAAGAGGTGAGACAGGAGACTTCAAAGTCCACTTTTATCTGACTGAAGTCCAAATTGAAAGGgcaacttcttcttttttatgagCAGTTCTAACACCATAGACCATATACCTGCATATGATTCGAACACTGGTACAGAAAATGCCTACAACTGTTATTGTGACGGCTAATAGGTTATAGCTGTTGGTGCTGCATGAGGGGGGACAACGATATGTTGAATGTATCATAAAACTTATTAATTTTTACATTACTTGTCAAAACAGTTTGCACATTATATTACAAAGGGGTGGGACTGAATAAATTAACTGACTTCCAATATCACCATAGCATGACGAAGTCAGGTTTGGATTATCAGTTTAGCAAAATTTTACGTTTTCCGTCATAACATCAACTGACAATGAAATGTAAACTGCATTAATATAAATTACAGCACTATTAGTGTTTGCTTTTAATGCTTGGGGTATGAAGATGCCCTTTATTTATTATCTTTTCTTATGCTGTTTGTATTCCAGAGAATATGATTCATTAGAATTTAAGcttgttttaattatttatggAGAATCTATTATATCCGAATCCAAATGTGTTATCAGTAAACTCATGCATCACCAGGTTAAGTTGCCTATCAACTTATTTCCTTGTATTTATGGTAGACACCACTATTGATGAATGCAGAATTTACTGCAGAAGTGATAGAGTGAATGAGTTTGGTTAGCTAGAGCCacgtaattttttaaatttgattttaatgttgtctgcacattttcagactgtaaAGGTGTACATGCAAACCCAATAAGTTGTGTTTGAGGAAAATAAGTGGATGCTTATCATTAATATGCTGCTGCTActtttaaatacataaaacaaccaGTATGTTAGTAACGCTGATAATATTATGTCAGAGCATGAGGGGAAGACTGGTCACATGTTTTGAGCTAGTCTTGCTATTCTCAACATGCTACATgagtttttctctgctttttatttctctctgcTTCCAGTGGTGGGGAGATGAATCGAGGTGCCACCTGCAGGCCTCACGCTCAGCCGACAGACTGCATGTACCTCAGCCCAGAGAGGTCAGCCGCAAGATGAGCACCAACTCTGAGTATGCAGTCATCACATATGCCTGACTGAgtaggaggagaaggaggagaaaaacaacTCTGATTTCTTCAGATATGCATTTACACCAGAGGGGTCATTAGGCCTGAGTGTCTGAGGCTTTATTCCCAAATGTTTTATGATTTGGCCGACAagtatttttgtttgcttgcttCTTTGTTCattggtttcttttttaaaaggaCGAATAACTGATAACAGAAATAGTTGTGGTGCTATTCATATCATTTTATCATGCTCAAACAATCAATTATGATTTGAAAGCCTTCAAAAATATTATGACACAGTTGATCAAAAATACTGAGATATTCTGTATAGAAAATCTGATCTGTTAAGTGaagtcaaaatatttttctatCACATCAACGtataaatgaggacatttctaaattttACAGTCTCATCACAGGATATTTACATTATTGCGAGAATG is a window of Acanthochromis polyacanthus isolate Apoly-LR-REF ecotype Palm Island chromosome 13, KAUST_Apoly_ChrSc, whole genome shotgun sequence DNA encoding:
- the LOC127536815 gene encoding uncharacterized protein LOC127536815, which encodes MSISVHFTFHIVFWLVQDFVSCDNMKTSVDFVTVELGDHLTLNCTYNCSNGFVRGCWSKDISDCRQHVEAPFSKTNFCTKSLYLFNVSTEDLKKNYTCYTVDTEDPRLPQKTERIVVLQLQAQGNDQQWTVTPKSETKNASLPAQTNNSSGGEFTGIKVLATVTVLVATVLAALAVYLCLHRSKQNWNGKGEPIVSRSSSPQPPHAVLLPMKGTQSTQNERVTLRIPQADNDSDTEVPYADIMITVRGVSTPELTQVGYLTAGDQKEWWGDESRCHLQASRSADRLHVPQPREVSRKMSTNSEYAVITYA